Part of the Prosthecobacter debontii genome is shown below.
CATCGGTGGTCGCGTGACGGGCAAACTGACACGTGCGGATGGTAAGGTGGTCTTAGAGCGAACTTATGCTGCCCCCGGGTTGGATGAAAACCTGCGCGGTTTTTCCGATGATGTGATCTATGCCATCACTGGTAGGCCCGGCCTAGCCACCAGCCGCCTTGTTTTCGTCAGCGATCGAACTGGAACGAAGCAGATCTACATGTGTGATACCCGGGGCCGGGAGATCCAACAGATCACGCATCACACCTATGGCGCGGTTTCTCCCTCCTTGTCTCCAGATGGGACCGCGGTGGCCTACACAGCCTACAGGTCGGGTTTCCCCACGGTGCTGGTGCTGGATCTGGGCCTTGGCTGGGAGCGCACGGTGACGGATACGCCGGGGACGAGTTTTGGGGCGGCCTTTTCTCCTGAGGGCCAGCGCTTGGCTTTGGTGATGAGCTTTCTGGGCAATCCGGAGATCTTCGTGACGGATCTGAACACCAACACGGCCGGTTGCATCAGTGACACGGTGGGAGCCCCCAGCAGTCCCTCCTGGCATCCGGATGGGAAGCAGGTGATCTTTTCTGATGATCGCGGCCGTGGTCCCCGGCTCTTCATTGCCGAGGTACCTGAGAAAGGGAAGAACGAAGCGCGCCTTTATGTCTGGCACACCGGCTATCGCTTCTGCACGGACCCCGAGTTTTCCCCCGATGGCAGCAGTGTGGCCTTCACGACGCAGATCGGGGATGAGACGGCGGTGGTGGTGAAAGAGTATCCGCGCGGGACCGTCCGCGTCATCCAGGCTGAGGGCGCTCAACATCCTTCCTGGAGTCCGAATGGTCGCTATCTCTGCTACTCTCAGCATGGCACGCTGTATGTGCATGATCTGCGCACTTCGCACCGCCGGGCGGTCCTCACCCAATACGGCACCATTTCTGAACCTCGATGGATGCGATGAGACATCCCTTTTTACTTTCCAGTTTTGCTTCAGCCCTCGTCCTAGGGCTCAGCAGTTGCCAGCAGATGCCACCTCTGTTCCCTGAAGATCAGGCGGACATCGTCTTTGCTCTTGGCGCTCGCGATGGATTTGTGAGTCCTCTCACCACGTCTTTAAAGCCCGCCTGCTCGGCTTTGGAGTTTGAGGGAAACAGTTTTTCTTTGAAGGGGGCACATCGAAAGACTCTGAGTGAATTGTCCAAGGATTGGTCCAGTAGCAAACCGCGCTACCTCGTGGCCGGATATACACAGCCAGATCTCCCCGAGGACTATGCCCGGTCACTCTCGGAACGCCGTGCTCAAGCGGTGCGCCAAGCGCTGATCGAAAGCGGAGTCGAAGCGACTCATTTGCAGACCGTCGGTTTCGGTCACGACTCCGCGCCTTCCGGACCGACCACCGGCGTGGTGGTGATCTATCGGCAGTGATTGCATACCCGATAGAACGCTGGGAGGCCTCAATCAGTAAGTTAAAGGCTCCTGGGTGGAGCCTCAATCATTGATCGTTAAGTTACAGGCTGGTTAAGAAGACAGTGCTGGTAAACTCGGATTTTCAGTGTCACCACTGGTAATGGGACTGTCAGTCTCGTCGCTGTGCTCATGGTGACTTTCTTCGGCGGCGACTTCAGCCTCAAGCCTGAGCTCTTCTTGTTTACTCGGCCGTGTGTCTTCCGTGGTCATACGGACACCTACAGGCTTACTCACGCCGAATTCCTGCATGGAGACGCCATAGATCACATCTGCACGGCTCATGGTCCGTTTGTTATGCGTCACAATGATGAATTGGGAGTTGTCGATGAAGTTGTCCAGCATCTTCAAGAAGCGGGAGATGTTGGATTCATCCAGGGGGGCATCAAGCTCGTCCAGCACGCAGAAGGGGCTGGGTTTGACCTGATAGATCGAGAAGAGCAAAGCGACCGCAGTCATGCTACGCTCGCCACCCGACAGAAGAGAGATGGTTTGCAGTTTTTTGCCTGGGGGTTTGGCGATGATCTCGATGCCTGATTCCAGCGGATCGGTGTCATCGGTCAGCATCAGATCTGCTTTGGCGGTGGGACCGAAAAGCTCACGGAAGTTGTTGTGGAAGTAGCCACGCACCAACTCGAACGTTTCGGAGAACATGGCCTTGGTCGTGTCATTGATCTTGGCAATCACCTGAAGCAATTCTTCCTTAGAGTTCACCAAGTCGTTGTGCTGAGTCTCCAGGAAGTTATGCCGCTCTTCCAGTTCTTCGAATTCCTGAATGGCATCCAAGTTGACCGGTCCAATGCCCTCCAGTTTTTGGCGCAGTTCACCCACGACCTCGCTGACGAAGTCCCAATCGGGATGCCCTTCTTCGCCAGGAATCTCAACGCCTTCTAAATCGACATCATCTGCATCCACCACAGGCATTTCACTGGCTTCGATATCCGTTTCGACCGAGTCGTCCTGAGAGGCAGGTTCCGCATCATCGCTGACACTGAGGCGGGTATCGGGGCCACTCGCTGAAAGGTTGTTGCGACGTTTTTCGCCACGCCCACGGTTTTTCTTCTGC
Proteins encoded:
- a CDS encoding PD40 domain-containing protein, whose translation is MTFSRLLFLSLLLMMQPMAEAVTLPSWLKLPRLSKKEPLKLPQTKVLVGDFTGGTGESAKKALVDELTSSREFLLTAESPEFTLSGSSIGGRVTGKLTRADGKVVLERTYAAPGLDENLRGFSDDVIYAITGRPGLATSRLVFVSDRTGTKQIYMCDTRGREIQQITHHTYGAVSPSLSPDGTAVAYTAYRSGFPTVLVLDLGLGWERTVTDTPGTSFGAAFSPEGQRLALVMSFLGNPEIFVTDLNTNTAGCISDTVGAPSSPSWHPDGKQVIFSDDRGRGPRLFIAEVPEKGKNEARLYVWHTGYRFCTDPEFSPDGSSVAFTTQIGDETAVVVKEYPRGTVRVIQAEGAQHPSWSPNGRYLCYSQHGTLYVHDLRTSHRRAVLTQYGTISEPRWMR
- a CDS encoding OmpA family protein — encoded protein: MPPLFPEDQADIVFALGARDGFVSPLTTSLKPACSALEFEGNSFSLKGAHRKTLSELSKDWSSSKPRYLVAGYTQPDLPEDYARSLSERRAQAVRQALIESGVEATHLQTVGFGHDSAPSGPTTGVVVIYRQ